One Dioscorea cayenensis subsp. rotundata cultivar TDr96_F1 chromosome 19, TDr96_F1_v2_PseudoChromosome.rev07_lg8_w22 25.fasta, whole genome shotgun sequence genomic window, GATTTTGTTTCCCCTTTGCTCCTTTTGTTGGAGTCAACCATCATAAGCAGTCCATTTTATTTGGTTGTGCTCTCATGgcagatgaaaaagaagaaagttttttaTGGATATTTCAAACATGGCTGAAATGCATGCTAGGGAAACATCCACAAACAATTATTACAGATCAAGATTTGGCTATGGGGAATGCTATTGCACATGTTTTTCCAAATTCTGGTCATCGGCTTTGCTCTTTGCACATTGGGAGAAATTCAATGAAGTATTTAACAGATTTGAAGAGCAAAGATGGCTTTATGAGGGATTACACTAACTGGTTGCATCTTAGTGAATCGATTGAAGCATTCGAGGATAGATGGGGTGAACTTAAGGCAACATACAACATTGATGATAAACATTGGTTGAGTAGGATGTATGAAATTCGGAGCAAATGGGTTTCTCTATATTGGCAAGATACATTCACAGCAGGAATGACCACTACACAACGTAGTGAAAGTATCAACTCATTTTTTGATGGCTTTGTTAATGCACAAACCCCACTGGATGAGTTTGTTATGCAGTATGATAAGGCTTTGTTAGCTCGAAGAAATGTTGAAGAAAGTGAAGACTTCAAGACTTTGAATTCTATAGCTAACTTTTATACGGGTCATCCAATTGAGAGACATGCAGGAGAAGCATATACAAGAGCTGTGTTTGATACTTTCCAGGCAGAATTGCGAGAAAGTGATAGCATGCTTGCTGAACGGATTCGAGATGGGTCCGATAATGCTAAATATGCAATTTGCAATCATGTTGTCGTATTTGGAAAAAACTGTACTGAAGATGGGGAACCCTACGCAACGTGCTCGTGTAAGAAGTTTGAGAGAGAGGGTGTGTTGTGTTGCCacatattgaaaatatttaaaaaaaaggaggtgCCGAAGATTcccaaaaaatatattctaCGTCGTTGGAGTATGGATGCAAGGTATCAGTCAAGTGTTATGATGGTTGAGACCCACAACAATGCCTTTACACCATTGATGAAGTGGAGTGCACAAAATATGTGTTTCCGTATTGCACAGAGTATATCATCTCTAGACATGTATGAGAAAATTATGCCTAAGCTAAATGACATATTTGAAATGGTTACTGAAAAGTCAAATGCACCAGAGCATTCATTAAGCAACAAGCAAAATGAGGAAAATCAAGAGGTTATTGGTTCATGTTCTTTGCCTACCTTCTCATGTGATAATGATGTTTATGGGTCACACGTTAGTATTCTTGATCCAAAACCTGTCAAGAGCAAAGGGCGGCCAAGAGTAAATACAAGGATTAAATCCGGAATCGACCTTCAATTATCAGCCAAGAGGAAAAGGACTTGTAGTAGATGTGGGGAAAAGGGTCATTACATGACCACATGCACATCTGAAAAGGGTTATTTGTGAACGCATGGTTATTTGTTATGGTGTTTTTAGTTTACTTCTATTAATGGATGTTGAATTTGTACCcttttaatatgaaaattttcttttgtgtttggaTCTATATATTTATCTGCGTCTTTAATTGATGTGCATTAGGAGATTTATTTGCtctattgaatttatttttcattctatCTTATGGATTTTCATATGCATTGTATACTGATTCTCATTTGTCATATAGAGTAGCAGATTGGTTGCTTGAATTGGCCTCACAATGTTTGTAACAACTTCTATACTGATGAAGCATTGTCTCTTTTTTCCGGTTTCTGTGTACAAATTTCTTGCTAAGCATATCTCTTTTGTGCTCTTTAGGTACTGTTATGGGCTCGGGGTCAGCTTCGGTGCTGCTGCGGTAAGTTATTCTTTTCTTCAacattctttcttattttcactTCATTCAATAGTTCACATTTTGATGGTTTTACTCATCTAAGCAAAACTTTGCTCAGTTCTATTTGTTTTACCCTGCTGGtgatttctcaaaatttttatgtTCTAGTTACAAGcattccaatttttcaatctttTGTCATCAGACATAAAACTAAGTTATGTTGACACCCAATTAGTTTATCTTGGTATTCCTAATgtgatatacattaaaaataattaagtttgagcATCATGTTCTTCTCTCAAATGTTTCTCATGTAAATCTATTGACATTTAAATTTTGTCTTCACTGTCAATGGCATGCTTGTTTTAAAAGCTCTTCAGTTCAAACTCTGTTTGGATAAATGTTAGTCCAACTTTGGTCAAAGTTGATttgtaagtttcttctttttgaCTCTTTTATCTTTGAGAATGTTTACTGAACCCCATGCCCAAtgatatgtttcttttaattcttaattggttttaaatattAGGCTTCTGAACAAATTTTCAGTCAGTGTTGCAATGGAGGTTGttcactgatttttttttttttgctgtgaTTGGCTCTGTTTTAATTTGGATTGATTATTTTTGGACTTAATTGTTTGCAGGCTTGCAATGGATTCAGCTTAATCTGTGTTCCCCTCTATGACACACTAGGTAAACCATTTAAAGTCTCGGTGTTTTGTTTTAGTTAAAGTGGGAATATTTTTCTGAAAAGCTAGATAAATTGTTTgccattgtttttaattattataacagGATCAGAAGCTGTTGATTACAATATATAGATTGTTCAAATCGCTTTTGTTAAATCAAGAATGTAACATCTAATTTCACTAAACAGGTAAATGGCTAGGACAGAAGCTGGCGAAGGCCACCTGGGTTGGCTGCAAAACTAATTGATTTCAAAGCTGCAAATGGTGATGGCTGAtgaattatattgatttttgaaaagtaGCCAAAGTTTCGTATTTTTATAGCAACCGTGTACTTTCATGACTATTAATCATAGA contains:
- the LOC120250602 gene encoding protein FAR1-RELATED SEQUENCE 5-like, with the protein product MADTTDGIDLNELGLNGERGGLTQENDSQQLENEYDLVTQDVQELAMSPKSQDGQELAKNPFVGMEFEDEEEAFRYYLDYAKSRGFGVRKGHVYRSSRSQLITCRHFVCDKEGAKLVDKRQLGKIVQRRRDTRTNCQARMVVSKMKNGIWTVKTFEDVHNHHLLRTPSKVMKMRSHRHISVTCRSLMETLHKSRVGPSQMSRILNETLSNTGSASITPNDCSNHLRGVRSNNIGQECMAIVKFFKEKKLNDDFFFFDMELDEFGQTRCVFWADGRSRVAYSEFGDVVIFDTTYQTNRFCFPFAPFVGVNHHKQSILFGCALMADEKEESFLWIFQTWLKCMLGKHPQTIITDQDLAMGNAIAHVFPNSGHRLCSLHIGRNSMKYLTDLKSKDGFMRDYTNWLHLSESIEAFEDRWGELKATYNIDDKHWLSRMYEIRSKWVSLYWQDTFTAGMTTTQRSESINSFFDGFVNAQTPLDEFVMQYDKALLARRNVEESEDFKTLNSIANFYTGHPIERHAGEAYTRAVFDTFQAELRESDSMLAERIRDGSDNAKYAICNHVVVFGKNCTEDGEPYATCSCKKFEREGVLCCHILKIFKKKEVPKIPKKYILRRWSMDARYQSSVMMVETHNNAFTPLMKWSAQNMCFRIAQSISSLDMYEKIMPKLNDIFEMVTEKSNAPEHSLSNKQNEENQEVIGSCSLPTFSCDNDVYGSHVSILDPKPVKSKGRPRVNTRIKSGIDLQLSAKRKRTCSRCGEKGHYMTTCTSEKGYL